Proteins encoded within one genomic window of Equus przewalskii isolate Varuska chromosome 3, EquPr2, whole genome shotgun sequence:
- the CBLN1 gene encoding cerebellin-1, which produces MLGVVELLLLGAAWLAGPARGQNETEPIVLEGKCLVVCDSNPTSDPTGTALGISVRSGSAKVAFSAIRSTNHEPSEMSNRTMIIYFDQVLVNIGNNFDSERSTFIAPRKGIYSFNFHVVKVYNRQTIQVSLMLNGWPVISAFAGDQDVTREAASNGVLIQMEKGDRAYLKLERGNLMGGWKYSTFSGFLVFPL; this is translated from the exons ATGCTGGGCGTcgtggagctgctgctgctgggggcagCGTGGCTGGCGGGCCCGGCCCGCGGGCAGAATGAGACGGAGCCCATCGTTCTGGAGGGCAAGTGCCTGGTGGTGTGCGACTCCAACCCCACGTCCGATCCCACGGGCACAGCTCTGGGCATCTCTGTGCGCTCCGGCAGCGCCAAGGTGGCTTTCTCTGCCATCAGAAGCACCAACCACGAGCCGTCCGAGATGAGTAATCGCACCATGATCATCTACTTCGACCAG GTACTAGTGAACATCGGGAACAACTTTGATTCAGAACGCAGCACTTTCATCGCCCCGCGCAAAGGGATCTACAGTTTTAACTTCCACGTGGTGAAAGTCTACAACAGACAGACCATCCAG gtGAGCCTCATGTTAAACGGGTGGCCGGTGATTTCAGCCTTCGCTGGTGACCAGGACGTGACCCGGGAGGCCGCCAGCAACGGAGTCCTGATCCAGATGGAGAAAGGCGACCGAGCATACCTCAAGCTAGAGCGAGGGAACTTGATGGGGGGCTGGAAGTACTCGACCTTCTCGGGATTCCTCGTGTTTCCTCTCTGA